AAAGCCCCTCCGTGTGGGACCGATCCAAAGAGACGACCAGCACCAAAAGAAAAAGGGGAAGGTAGCCACCTTCCCCTTTTCTGGGACTGCTGTGCGAAGCGATCAGCGCTTGGAGAACTGATGGCTCCGACGGGCTTTGTGCAGGCCGTATTTCTTACGCTCGACTTCACGGGCGTCGCGGGTCAGGTAACCGGCCTTTTTCAAGGCGCTGCGCAGATCGGCGTTGAAGGCGGTCAGGGCGCGGGCGATGCCGTGACGGATCGCGCCGGCTTGACCGCCGATGCCGCCGCCGCTGACGTTGACGGAGATATCAAACTGGCCATTGGTGCCGGTCAGCTCCAAAGGTTGGGCAATGATCATGCGCCCGGTCTCGCGACCCATGTACTCCTCGATGGAGCGACCGTTGATGACGATGTTGCCTTGACCGCCGGGGGTCAGCCACACGCGGGCGACAGAACTCTTACGGCGGCCGGTGGCGTAAAAACGTTGTTGCATGGTTTAAGCCCCCAACTCAAGGGTGATCGGCTGCTGGGCGGTATGGGGATGTTCGCTGCCGGTGTAGACCTTCAGCTTGGTCGCCATCTTATTGCCCAGGGGGCCACGGGGAAGCATCCCGTTGACCGCCGCGGTGATGATGCGGGTGGCATCCTTGTCGAGCATCTTGTCGGCGCGGATACGCTTGAGACCACCGACGTAACCGGTGTGATGGTCGTAGTTTTTCTGGGTCCACTTGTTACCGGTGAGCTTCACCTTTTCGGCGTTGATCACGATGACGAAATCGCCGGTATCGATGTGGGGGGTGAATTCGGGTTTGTGTTTGCCGCGCAGACGGCGAGCAATCTCGGTGGCCATGCGGCCCAGGGTCTGCCCATCGGCATCGACCACATACCAGTTGCGGGCAACCTCGCCCGGCTTGGCGGAATAAGTTTTCATCGGTGACGTCCCGTTTGCGGTTTATAGACCGGTGCAACGTGCGAACAGCTCGGGTTGCGAGGCGACCGTCGATACCGGCAGGGGGCTCAGTCCTAGGGGTATGCGGTGCCCAGCGCCTTTCACAAGGGCCGCGCATTATAGGAATGGCTTTTGGGGTGTCAACGAAGGATCCCCGGGGTCGAAGTGGTTTTCTTGCGGAAAAATCGAGATTGGATTTGACAGCGGGGGCCGCGACCGTAAAATCCGCGCCCTTTTTCATGGGCCCGGCTGGAGCGGGGCCGATGGTAAGGGCGCTCCAAGGGGCGCGATCGACTTAAGAATATGCATTTATTAACCAGGACGGCCCTACGGGGTTGTCGGGTCGCCCGGTCTCTTCGGGGGCCTGTGAAGGCAAGGGGTTGAAGCAATGTACGCAGTCATCAAGACCGGCGGCAAACAGTACCGCGTCGAACCGGGTGTACTCCTGACCGTCGAACGTCTGGTCGCAGAAGAGGGCGGCGAAATCGCCCTGGATCAGGTGCTGTTGGTTGGCGACGAGAACGGTATCCAGGTGGGTCAGCCGGTTGTGGCCGGGGCGGTGGTTAAGGCCCAGGTGCTGCGTCAGGATCGTGGCCCCAAGGTGATCGTGTTCAAAAAGCGCCGCCGCAATACCTATCGACGCAAGAACGGTCATCGCCAGGAACAGACCGTCCTGCGCATCCAGTCGATCGAAGTCAACGCATAAGGGGGATTAAGCCATGGCACATAAAAAAGCGGGTGGTTCATCCCGTAACGGACGCGACAGTCGCGGGCAGCGGCTGGGCGTGAAGAAATTCGGTGGCGAAGCGGTGATTGCCGGCAATATTTTGGTTCGCCAGCGCGGCACCACTTTTCACCCCGGTCAGAACGTTGGCGTGGGCAAGGATTACACCCTGTTCGCCCTGACCAACGGGCAGGTTCAGTTCCACAGCGACCGTCAGGGGCGCAAGCTGGTTTCCGTGGCGTGATCCACGGCGCTTCGCCTTTTTAGGCGAAGTTGACAGCCAAGATCCAATGGCCCGCGCCCGGTGATCCGGGTCGCGGGCCTTTGATTTTTAGGTTCCGGAATTCTTGAGCAGGACGGGGCGGCAACGTGATCGATCAGGTCCGTATAGTGGTGCGAAGTGGGCAGGGCGGTGCGGGCAGTTGCTCCTTCCGGCGGGAAAAATTCATCCCTCAAGGGGGACCCGACGGCGGCGATGGGGGACGTGGAGGCGATGTGGTGCTGGAGGCCGATGCCGACTACAACACCCTGATCGACTTCCGTCATAAGCGACTGTTCAGGGCTAAGAACGGTGGCCACGGCATGGGGCGCAATCGCACCGGAGCCTCCGCCGAGACCCTGCTGCTCAAGGTGCCGGTGGGCACCATGGTCTTCGACGAGGA
The window above is part of the Proteobacteria bacterium CG1_02_64_396 genome. Proteins encoded here:
- a CDS encoding 50S ribosomal protein L27, whose amino-acid sequence is MAHKKAGGSSRNGRDSRGQRLGVKKFGGEAVIAGNILVRQRGTTFHPGQNVGVGKDYTLFALTNGQVQFHSDRQGRKLVSVA
- a CDS encoding 30S ribosomal protein S9; its protein translation is MQQRFYATGRRKSSVARVWLTPGGQGNIVINGRSIEEYMGRETGRMIIAQPLELTGTNGQFDISVNVSGGGIGGQAGAIRHGIARALTAFNADLRSALKKAGYLTRDAREVERKKYGLHKARRSHQFSKR
- a CDS encoding 50S ribosomal protein L21 gives rise to the protein MYAVIKTGGKQYRVEPGVLLTVERLVAEEGGEIALDQVLLVGDENGIQVGQPVVAGAVVKAQVLRQDRGPKVIVFKKRRRNTYRRKNGHRQEQTVLRIQSIEVNA
- a CDS encoding 50S ribosomal protein L13 — encoded protein: MKTYSAKPGEVARNWYVVDADGQTLGRMATEIARRLRGKHKPEFTPHIDTGDFVIVINAEKVKLTGNKWTQKNYDHHTGYVGGLKRIRADKMLDKDATRIITAAVNGMLPRGPLGNKMATKLKVYTGSEHPHTAQQPITLELGA